In Styela clava chromosome 6, kaStyClav1.hap1.2, whole genome shotgun sequence, the genomic window CACCAGGTTGGTGACATTTTCCCATTCACGCCCGTtgcgtattttttttattcttcggTTATTTAGCAAATCTAAAAAATGCTTACACAATTTTTCTGGTCATGAGATTTTCGTTTGctacaattttttgaaaaattataaagtaAGGTTGCTTTCTATAAAAAATATCCCATTTATCCCTCTTCGAAAGTGTACAAAATTTATCTAGGTCGGCAACTGAAAATGTCTAATAATGGACACACTATCAGCGGGCGTGGCGTTGCTTGATAGGGgtattttcactttgttgagcatttGGAACTTACCAATcgtaatataataaaaacattttggtaaatataaaaaaaatgatattaatgtACGTGATTTTTGAaccttcaaataaaataaaaactttactATAGATAAAAGTCGAATAATCTAGTACAGTAGATCTAGTACTTTGCCTTTGATGATCATACCTGAAATACTATGTATTTAGTGTCACTGATAAAAGGGCACAAGGTTCCGCATTCAAGCTAACAATTGAAATGTTAACTAACACATTGTAGCGCATTTTGTCACATTCAAATTCAATTCACCCTAAATTTTGTCGGTCATCCACACGAATAAACCTATAAATTAGGCGCTAAATTGCGTTTCATAGCATTAGTTGCTGATAAAAAATTCAGGTTACAAGTACGTTTGACAGTCATTTATATTTTACGAATGTGACCACAGACAAACAGTAAATCTTGgcaatgaaaaaaacatttgacatcTAATATTTATGCTAAGTACTTATCTATTCAGAGAGGTGCAAAGGTTTTCGCACAGTAAACATGTGCGAAGTTAAACAGTTATATTTCCCTTAGCAATATTAACCGGGACAAAGTCGTCCCATCTGTCGATAACCAGTAAGGGATCTATCACACAGGATAAGCTGAAGGCTTTTAATGAGTTGAAATTAGGAGTCAAATATACGACTTGTCATCTTTGTGAGACTGATGACTTGAAACGCTCGGAGGAAAATGATTGGTGAGTGGAAACAGTGATCctgtatatatttcaacatcaaCTTTAGTTTATTACTTAGTGAATCGAACATAGGCTGTGTTCCCACCAAACCTTTCTAAtagataaaaaacaaaaatatataaaaaccaCAATAGTGTCTTCTTTAAATTTTGCCATGGCAGCCAATAAGTAGAAACCACAATTGTTTATGATCACCAAGTAATCCTTGTATGTGGTTTCGTCTCCTTGCTCTTCGAGTTGGTATTATTTTTCGTTCTGATGAATTTTGGTAAAAAATAGAGTAGTTGCTTCTAGATTTTTATTCTTTcaaaattctaattttcaaCTTTACCAATTATTGTTTTAACCATATATTATGAACTTCAATATGTTGTCTTCTCTCTCAAATTTACTTTACATTAACTCGCTGTTTACCCCCATAAACCTGTTGTGTCTCAACCATTTGGGACTACTTAAAcattaaatcacaaaaataaactttattttgTAGCTTTACTTTTGTGATGGTGCAAGATTTCTAAAGTTTTACTGAATTTCTCATTCTGCATCGTCGAAGCCAATAGCAAATTCCAAAAATACCAACTTTGAACTTGAtggatttatttgaattaaaatacaGCATTTaatgaaatgttaaaatatcATTGTTCAACAACTACACAACAAATTCTAAATTTGTATGAAGCTGTTGGATCTCAAGGTTCCCAtgacataaatttatttatattatatatagaatAGGAGTAGACCAGGGGTGGACAAGGTTTTCAGACAAGGGACCAAAAATTGTGTCTACCTAgattggcgggccatgtaaaaGTGAattaaaaagttacatttcaatAAGAATATTTACAGTCTTACCAAAgtgaaagtggaaaacaataagcctcctgccaaaactaaattcaatcacAATCTCAATAAATTCCATACGCTATTTTTTgctaaacatcaaaatttggttttaattttgttgtggcagcatcatCCGGGCCAGATTAAAGTATCCAGAGTTCCAAttgttgttttaaattttatttattacatttaacTATTAGAACAATTccttaaaacaaaaattatcttACAggaagttgttttatttattttttgactgaTGCTTCCGGGGTCCTAATTGATACTAATGGTAAAAATAGCACCAAATTGAGACGGTTTGACTtttgtgttcataaatttgtGCATTGGTTTCTTACTAATGTGATATCATATAAGCAATCTTCTCCCAAATAATTTATCTcaatgatataataaaaaaaaacatggtaaAAATTATTTGCTTGGTGGCCCATAGTTTTCGCTTCGGCGGTAGCCTATTGGCGATCtgtagaaacaaaaaaaaatgaatattagattacacgtcaaaattaaaacatttgaaaattcagGTAATATCGAAGACAATTTGAGTTTTCGCTTTTATTGAGGGAGATCTATATTACTCGAATTGAACCTTAAAATAGGTATGCTgttgttttaatatatatgcTCTAATTATTCCAAATTCTACTATTACATACGGTTGCATAAAGTTGTTGAAATGTAGAAGTAAAGGTGCTTAAATGAAATGTGTCAATAAATGCAAACAAACACAATCAATTTAGTAACGTTGATTGTGGtaatgaatgtaaaaaaaaacattataccGCGGTTGCTCTGCCCCATGTCGCTTGAGGGTTGCTGCCCCATGTCGCTTGAGGGTTGCTGACCTGAAACGTAATAAATGTATTACAAGGTATAATAAAAAAGGATATACaccatgaaaatatttcaaaatactttGAGGGCTGTTTAATGGTAGTTGTATAATTTTGGTTTACGTGTTTATTTATAATCCATTTCTGAAGACAGAAGACAGTGAGACATAGATTTAAAAAAggttatttatcatttttcataACACTAGAAATATAATATGAAGGGTGttttaaactgaaaatatttcaactaAGTGAGTTATATTGATAAACATTTTTGCTCATTTCTCGCACTTTGTTGTCTTTGTTGATTCTGCTCCATAAGCAAAGCCATAATTTGGTTCATGCCATTGCGAAGCTCCCCAACTTCGTCGCGGAATTCTTGACGTAAATTACCAATATCTTGACGGATTACCtccatttctgaaaaatatttgtgtatAGTGCTTTGAAAACTAACGTAATCAATGTTATcatctagatcagtggttctcaaactgtggGGATCGCCCCACTAGATGGTCGTATGAAGACTATTTTTGAGGGGGAGTGAagttaaaagtaaaataatttgtcagatttgatcttgtccgccttattttAGATCTTTGCATTTCAAaccttttaatttatttcattatttaggttccatccacgtattttcaacgtgttttttgtaTGAAACACCTTCGGcttattatctgttatttgtagcttattggtagctagttatttttgaggtgggcgcgagacttgacaaattaaattaattattaaattacaaattaaattaaaaagggGGGGGGGACTTAATAAGTTCaaaaaccactgatctagatactttattatagtaatttaAGCAAGATTAAGCAAAGTATGTAAAAATTCATAGTCGGGACCAGATAACTGCAGAATGTCTATGAGCAGAACTTTATTGTAAAAGCTATAACTGATCCAATCTCGTAGATAATTGAACGGACTCCAATGACTTGAAACTTTAGAAAGATAGGCAAAGTATTGTAGGAAGTGTTCATCGCACAACGTATGGTTCTTGCAAAGGACAGTAACTCGTATGGAAGTATCGGAAAATATACTTTTTACTTTAAATTCACCTTCTAGAATAGCATTTTGATCGTGTGGTGGTTGGTTCCTTTCTTGAAAACCTTCTTGAATATGTTCTGGTTCTATTCCTTCTCTAAAATCCATCGGGTTTATTCCCGGCGGTCCTAGAAATAAAATTAGACTGCATTTACGTAAAAATCCAAATACAACTGTGGAAACATAATACAATCCTAAATCAATTCGAACAACAACTTTGGCGTAAATGCAGTTTGAACAATTTGAAGTGTTTGTATTGGACACAACATGTCTAATAAATAGGATGGTAGCATTTACCCAGTGAACTTTATTGCCTAAATAAAACCATATCCTTGGTATACTAGAAATAGTGCAGAAATGCAACAATTTTGATGATCTGGCATTAGGTCATATGTAAACGGGAAGCtacgatgaaaaaaaaaaaaaagactcaCCTCCAAAAGGTACTGCTTTGTTGCCAGCAACTCCCGCtgaaacaatttataaaaaaaagttaaaacaagATGTTTTCTGAATATATCAGAGTTTGTTGTAGTTTGTAAAATGTAAAAACAAAGAGCGCAACTTCACTTGCCCGTAACCATGAATTATAAATGGCGTAGCTCCAAGTGTGGAGAAAGGTTATTGCGTTACTTTGTATTAGTTAATGCATTTAAAAATACTTGTGCCagccaataattttttttcttaatataTGAAATGAATGGTGAAGCATTTGAATTAAAACCAGTATTACCTAAAAATGCCttcttcttcaatttttcttcaagtacgggtttttgttttatatcaggTTTCTCTTTTGTCTTTTCTCCAACTTTCTCTTATTCAAGAATGAATGATTATTTTTGAGCAATTTCTATATTACTAGATAACTACTATTAAGTTTATTCATTTGCGCGCATGACAAGAATAAAGAGTAGAGCAGAGGTGGGCGAGGCTTTTGTACTGGGGGCCGAAAATTTTGACCAcgcagactggcgggccatgtaagaatacgtaaaaagttacattttatgtacaatatttacagtgttacaaaaggaaaagtggaaaacaataagcctcatgtCAAAACCAAATTTCatcgcaatcttaacaaattccttgagctattttctagctaaaatatcaaaatttggttttagtttggttgagGCAACATCAGGCGGACCAGATTGGATTACCCGGGCCGAACTTGGTCCGCGGGCCGTAATTCACCCATGGAAGGACTAGTGTGTACCAACATGTATGGTATAATAGCATAAATACTGGAGACCAAATTAATCAATCCAAAAATTGTTAGCAATTAGAAATTTAATAAGCACCAGGTATATGTTTATAACCTAagtgttattttattattttaatagcGTCACCTTTGAGTTGTCTCTCGTGTGGCGTTGCACTGAGTTTTTGAGATTCAGGTTGatctgaaaaaaatttgaaacagaaAATCCGGCTTATATCAGTTGTTAAATTCCaatttgtatgaaaatattgcaaaaaccTTTGACGAAAGGCATGCTTAActcagtaaataaataaaaaggtcTCAACTTTTTAGACATTTTATTTCTTCCTATAAAATGTCAAATGTATCCCCAACCGAACGTATACAAA contains:
- the LOC120332038 gene encoding uncharacterized protein LOC120332038 is translated as MDDGSKKGNIPDDEKALEQIKSSVDQPESQKLSATPHERQLKEKVGEKTKEKPDIKQKPVLEEKLKKKAFLAGVAGNKAVPFGGPPGINPMDFREGIEPEHIQEGFQERNQPPHDQNAILEEMEVIRQDIGNLRQEFRDEVGELRNGMNQIMALLMEQNQQRQQSQQPSSDMGQQPSSDMGQSNRDRQ